In the genome of Croceimicrobium hydrocarbonivorans, one region contains:
- a CDS encoding helix-turn-helix domain-containing protein gives MTEVFDMLLTVAQDIKTIKAYLLNFHKSRLEQFSDEWIDGQVVMQTLHISKRTLQSLRDSGVLPYSRINGKFYYKVSDMEALLESNYSPSKSKHYGDQ, from the coding sequence ATGACAGAGGTTTTCGATATGCTCTTGACAGTAGCTCAAGACATAAAAACAATCAAAGCATACCTCCTCAATTTCCATAAGTCACGATTGGAGCAATTCAGTGACGAATGGATTGATGGTCAGGTAGTGATGCAAACGCTGCACATTAGCAAAAGAACCCTTCAATCCCTTCGGGATAGTGGGGTTCTTCCCTACAGCCGAATCAATGGCAAGTTCTATTACAAAGTTTCTGATATGGAAGCTTTACTGGAATCCAACTACTCACCTTCAAAATCAAAGCATTATGGAGATCAGTAG
- a CDS encoding BT4734/BF3469 family protein: protein MEISREAILRKTHYGLNIYAHVLRHYYQGETVLSLSGRDCKPAKNPFNADKPTLMVKVVDGIATHTDTEEAIAQGNIFDFASLHFSLEGQALLEKINEELYLRIGKERGFYHQEETQPAVAIPEIQKPTPPVFSYFKKPVSNVKPSRQVSLIEVYHLIKGNDFASCTSTLRNISEPKDARKYKAQNFDYVTFSGSFSKRNDANLQRHSGLLTIDFDHIEDIPTLKQSLLDDHYFETELLFVSPSGDGLKWVIPIDLTQAKHQDYFKAVANYVSHTYQLEVDQSGKDISRACFLPHDTEIFINPKYI from the coding sequence ATGGAGATCAGTAGAGAAGCCATTTTGAGAAAGACACATTACGGCTTGAATATCTATGCCCATGTATTACGCCACTACTATCAGGGTGAAACAGTCCTATCCCTTTCGGGACGGGACTGCAAACCTGCTAAGAATCCTTTCAATGCGGACAAGCCCACATTGATGGTTAAAGTAGTTGACGGCATTGCTACACACACAGATACAGAAGAAGCCATTGCACAGGGCAATATCTTTGATTTTGCTTCATTGCATTTCAGCCTCGAAGGGCAAGCCCTTCTCGAAAAGATCAATGAAGAACTATACCTGAGAATTGGCAAGGAAAGAGGTTTTTATCATCAAGAGGAAACGCAACCTGCGGTTGCTATTCCTGAAATTCAAAAGCCTACACCGCCAGTATTCAGCTATTTCAAAAAGCCTGTTTCTAATGTGAAACCAAGTCGCCAAGTCTCCTTGATTGAGGTGTACCATCTCATCAAAGGCAATGATTTTGCTTCGTGTACAAGTACACTTCGCAACATCTCAGAGCCAAAAGATGCCCGAAAATACAAGGCTCAAAACTTCGATTATGTGACCTTCTCAGGCTCATTCTCTAAGCGGAATGATGCAAACCTCCAAAGACATTCAGGTTTGCTTACAATCGATTTTGACCACATTGAGGACATCCCAACGCTCAAGCAATCATTACTCGATGACCATTATTTTGAAACGGAGCTACTGTTTGTATCTCCTTCAGGTGATGGGTTGAAATGGGTAATACCGATTGACTTGACACAGGCAAAACACCAGGACTATTTCAAGGCAGTGGCAAACTACGTTTCCCACACCTATCAATTAGAAGTAGACCAGTCAGGAAAGGACATTTCAAGAGCATGTTTCCTTCCGCACGATACAGAAATATTCATCAACCCTAAATACATATAG